TTGGTGGACGGCTTTAGTAAGGACATCTTGTATCTGTCACAGGAGGAAATCAGAAGTTGTAATACGTCGCTGACGGATCCAGGGTGAGAATAATCAAACTATAAATGATTGCAGATCATTTAGTTTCTAGTTTCGTAAGCGcctgaatgaaataaaatggcCTAAGGTTGAATTTATGGAAAAGTGAAATCTGGTGGTAAAAACAATGAACTACCTCTTATGTAACTCAGGATAAAACCGAAGGGTGAACTGTAGACCTTTGTTCAATaattgctttaattaaaaattaaaaaatgtatttttaattgttgaacTTATGTAAACAAGTTTCACCAACTGCTTCAATTCACTTCAAAAATATCCTTTTGGTCCAAATGTTGGGCATTCCTTGGCCCTAGTTAAAACGATTACTCAGACCAGtgtctaatattttaaaaagcaaaggtGACTAACTGTTAGCTTAGTTTTTCTATTAGATGACCTCTTGCTTTTCTGTGGTGAATGAGCGTTTCCACTGATGACTTCACTCACCTGTTGGTTTGTGTCGTGCTGCACTGAAAAAGCTCCATCATATCTGAATCCTTGGAGTAATCATAATGAGCATTTCCAGAGTTTCCAAATGTGGACAACCTGCAgagttgaaatgaaaaataacccTTTTTAAAGATAATAGGGAATACAATGAGAAACAATACTGAGGTTATTGCATAGGGGAATATACATAATACAGGGAACAAAACTTTACTATAGTATAATTCTTGATCAATTTGTGTTAGATTTTGCATTGCATTACTTTACTTGCCTCAACAGTCGAAATGTGAATTAttggaaagtgttttttttttcatttttactgtacTATCATAAACCATAGAACACTTTAAAAACTTCAGACAGCCCACCTGAAGTACGGCTGGCTGGGGGACATGGTGATCTGCAGCACCTCGCTGGTCATGTCCAGTTCAGAAAAGGCTTCCTTTAGACTCTCTGACTGAAGAATGACCTatgaaaagagacagaaacaaaaaattactcATATATATTCTATGAGGAGTCAAGAAATGATgttttttgaagaacaaaagCAAGATGAACCTTGTTTGTGACATTGGAGCTGGAGAACTCAAAATCAATTGGTTCTTCTGGTTCTTGTGTGTTAATTTTGCAGACGGTCACTACACCACCCTCCTCCAGGAACAATGTCAGAGGATGACCATACCCCATGTAGCACATTCGCAGAGCCGTTGATGCTCCTGAAACATCATACAAGGCatgaggtaaaaaaataaaaataaaaaatgtgtagaTTTGGGGTcatacatttagttttgtttcattttccagtCATGTTTCTTTTAGTTCTCACCTGCTGCTGTGCTTCCTCCAAAGATATTCAGGCAGTCGAGCAGAACAGTAagattaatttgaaaaataaccaTATCTTCTTTTAATGTGAACTCTTGAAAGATATCTGCctgaaagaatttaaaaagaaagagtgaatatttcaaatataaacacagaaaaacttgCTTTTCTAAGtgcttgataaaaaaaaaaaagacctgaaTGAAGGCATTGGCTTGCATGCATTTGCAGTCCTCCACTGTGACCTTCAGGCCGTTTGCTGTTGCTGTGAAGATGGCGTGGTCCCTGCAGGTGATGGCTTTCAGGATATTGGAGAGATTGCGAGCGTTATCCAAATTGGCTACCAGAACATACTGCTGATCTTGACTTTGAGATTGCGTGGACAGAGGCATTATGGGGCtggaaacaaactaaaaaaacccacaaaataaatttagatttttgtcaaCACTTGCAATAGGAATGTACATAATACATGATCTCATATATTGTCAGCCTTTGTGATTGGTACCATAATTTTAggttattttcagttttatgtttcctgGACATTTCCTTCCTGCGTAATttcctcaataaaaaaaactgtagtgGAAATGCACCAattcgtttttttgttttttttttttccaatttttggttttcttaatctgaccagttgatttaaatttttcaatcaaacagaaaaataggcTGCAGATTCTTTGACATTACAAGATTATATCCATTATTTATGCATCAAAGCTTATATctctaataaattaataaacatttatagaGAAATATGGTGGAAGTTCATAGTTTTAAGGTCATAAGAGTTTGTACTCGAGAAAGTGTAACCGTACAAATATGCTGCTTTATTTAAGTGCGAAAAGGCCACATAGGAATGTTGGGatcttaataaaaacaacaaaaaaatgtttagcttaATGAACAGGTGAATTAAATTTACATATTACtgcaaaatgcaacataaaatgcCGGTTATTAATGTGTATGATTTACTGCAACAGATAAACATtatggctttttttattttcccgtTTGCTAGCTAATATGCttaatcattaaaaacatgtcacTGTTTAgcaactcaaaaacaaaacaccgctGCGACGTTAATTACTAGGCATTATATTTTCCGAAATAAAGTACATGACATAAGAATACAAGCATGTAGAACTTATAAGCAATCATCAGTCACTCACAATGTTAGAAGccagcagaaaaaacaacaacaaatgttttgaagAAATCCTACTTTGCCCGCTGACAAGTAGTTTCCGCTTTCGTCATCCACCTCTAACGGAAGTAGGATTGGTGTTCTAACATCACGTTCCAGAGAGTTCGCTCAGTCGCAATATTCGATATTCGCGCTTACCTCGCCGGCAGTACGTGACAACACCTGCGTTTTAGTATTTGACTTATACAGGTAagagtttttccttttaattaggAGGGAATCTTTGGGAGCCTTTGGCCTTTAATGTCTCTCGTTAACCACAGAGTTAACCCCGGAAGCTAACGTTGCCTAGCCATCGGCCGGCGACGTTTCTATAActataaacagttaaaataactataaacagtttaaaatgaaggtttttccgctactttattattattattttttaccagcGTGAGCTACGTTAAACGGATTATTATGACTTTAAGTCCTTATTAAACCCCATGATAAAtatgatatatgatatataCACATAGCACAGTTACATACGttatctttaaagttttttgttgtgaaCGAAAAAAAGGAATTTTGCAAACGGACCCAAGTCGTGTTATCTTATGTTGAGCCGAACTCAATTCGCTTTATTGAATTTAACCTAATAAATTGTAGTGCATTTAAATAGGAATTTCGTCACTTTTTTCACCAGGATAGTCAATAAGTCTTTTTAAATGGGCCTAAGCTAAATGACTACTTctcaaaaaactttgaaaaatgactTGTAATGGCTTAGATATTATCTCATCTGCTTAACCACTGCCTATTTAGGGGATGAGCTGGTCTCTAAGCAAATTTGTTGCAATTTTACCTTCATCGTTGACCTTTAACAGGTACATACTTGACTATATACTGAAAACTGCATTCTAAAAAGGTGCTTAAGCTCTGTGAAAGCAAGTAGCATGTAATCTGAGTACATTTTGACCAATGTAGGTTACGTCATAGATTATATCGTAAAGCTTTGGCATGTCATCCAATTGGCTTTTAGCATAAAACGTGTAATATGTCTTAATATGTCGGAAGTGAGGGAAAAATGCTGATTAAAGAAAGATAACTTACTTGTCTCATTTTGTTGTCCACTGACAGAGGAGTTGTTGGATATTTGGTCTGCCTTTACAGATGAGATACTGATTTTCTAAGTAGTCTTCAAACTGGAGCTCACTGTATGAGTAAAATGCATATTATATATGACATCTTCTCAGTACAATGAAAGATGACCCATTGTTGTAATCTGTCATTGTGTTATAGGCTTAGAAATGTCCGTCCTTTAAgaaatctttgtaaaaaaaataaataaataaataaaagttttgctttcCTGAAATTAGGATGTcagttttatataaatgtataaactGGATTagtaaaaactattaaaaagcAGAGGCACAACTCCAAAGTAAATGTATGCCAGAAAATCAGGAGTGTTATTGCATCAGATGATATTAACTTTTCAACCCAATTCATAATATTCTTTTCTCTATTATATGAAAGAAACTGATACATTTCTACTTTTCTCcttcaaagacattttcatgTCTTGTCCATTTAAAGTACTACCTAAATCTTACTCAGTTTAAAttggtgaaatatttaattgaatatCAAGTTAgtaatttgtactttttgtccttttctacTTGGGTTCTTTGTCTAGTTCACCTGTGTTAACCACAACCATGGTGTGCATCCCCTGCATTGTGATTCCTGTCCTGCTGTGGGTCTATAAGAGGTTCCTGGAACCCATCATCTATCCTGTTATTTCACCCTTCATTCATGCGTTTTGGAACAAAAAAGCTGtaacagacacaaacactgaTCAGAAAGGCAGTGAAAATAGCAACGGGACTTACAAGGTAAGACATTTAGTGAACTATTTTAAGGTGTAAAATTAATCTTGTGTTATATTTATTAACTGCCTcacttacaaaaacaaatttctatGTTTCAGCCTCAAAGCAACGGTGAGGTGACTGCAAATGGAGCTACTATAGCAGCTGATAAGAAGACAGACTGACTGCTGCCACTACTTCTTATTAAGAAAGACTACAAATATTCCTATAGTATCATTTGGAGGAAACATTTAGTCTTTTTCAAATAATGTGACTATAAAGCTATTCAAggcttgtttttagtttttctttcatctggcTGAGGTAGCTTCATTGtgtattcagttttttttattactgtttgaATGAAACAGATTAAAGCACTTTAATGAAACTAAGGATGAAAGAAAGCtttcaaataaatgcatatttatttcaaGCCTGACCTGCCACTTTAACTACTCTATCTTTCTGCAGAAATTGCTGCAAAGACATCACAGCATAGATTcgtttatataaataaaatgactgttGTAGTGATGCTATTCATAAAACTGGCTAAAGATggatcctcttttttttttttaaactgattgtAATCGATTGTCCATTTTCAaagtgtgaagaaaataaagttatttatatGGAAGATACTCATTCCTTTAAACATACCTTGATCATATggttttcttacaaataaaatatgagtcCAGTctaattgtaataaataaaagttgatttgtcattcaataaaaaaaatagcattacAGTTTGATGACAATATTtgatgcaaattatttttaaaaaacctaatCAGGAGATTTTGATAAAGATATTTTCTGAACAAGTGGTTTAAAGCATAGAAGAACCAGATtgtaaaggttttttgtttgtaaccATTTGTGTTCAtagttattaaaaagaaatgtacagttgtactttttgatttgtttaaataaaaattaaataaagcaatgaCTGACTTGGTTGATTACTTTTAGTGAAAATATGTGTGAAGTGCAACCTAAAATTATCTTATTGGAATCTACGTGACAGACCAAAGTAGTGCATGACGAAAGAAAAATATccgttttaattttttataatcaAAATGTAGAGATTGCATTTCTATTGTTCCCTCTTGAATTAGTCATTTTGCAGAACTGCCTTTAAGTTCTGCTGCATGTGAACATCTAGGATATctaggagagaaagagaaagagtcataaaatcatttagtttgctttaaaataaatatacactTTGCATTGCATTACGtttagaacaaattaaaaacgttttaaaaaacTTGATTTGTTTATGTTATATTGAAGAAAAGTTGACACGCTTAAATCTTAAAAGCAGAATATTCGTTGAACAGAAACCTGCATCTGTTTACGAACGGACGACGTCACTCACGTAGAGATTATCGCTCACATTTCGTCATTACGCAATGGGTGGCGACGtggaaaacatggaggaaaaggGTACGTAGAGTTAGGCTAGCAGTGTAAATGACTTTGTAATTTCAAGTGTTTTCCTCTTTTGAAATAAACCCGGTAAACAGTCGGTATAAAACAGCTTCTTTCCCGGGAAGTTCTTGGTCATTAACGCTGCTGAAGCCTAGAGGAACCAAAGAAACTGCGAGAAGCTTTTGTGACAGGTAAGCTGAGCTGTCAGCTGATTGCAAACAACCAGTGAACGTTAGCTTTTTCCTCAATAATAATTCACTTACTAGCTGTAAAATGTTCTCATCAATCATAAACTAACCCCGGTGTGTCTCTCTCAGTGttgtttgacaccaatttcCCTCGTTTAGCGTCCGGGATGTTATGGCACTCCTCAATTCCTTCAGTTAAAGCCAGAAAATTGCTAACATTGACCAGACTCACTCATATGTGTGAACAGAAATAACGCTTGAATACATTGCAAACTTCGCGTTTGCCAGTATATTTCTTCATGCACAGCTACTTGCAATGCCTGTACATAGCAGTGTTCAGTGACTGAACTCTGCTATGTACGTATGCTGTACTGCACCTGTTTGCAAAAGGCGTGTTATTAAAAGACAACTCAACGTCCTGGTTGATAAGACACTATCCTGTTGAGTGTCTTCTGTGACTAAATGACCTGCTGCTTTAACGTGTTTGAATAGTAAACCGAGAATAAGAAGATTTGGAAATTTGCAGTGAGTacataaatagatttttagCTTTTGATATTTATAAAGTGATGGCCTGGCTATTCAGGTAAATCTAGTCCAATTTCGTTTTGTATTCTTGTTCAGTGAATTTTTAATCACAGTTGTAATTACAATACTAGTGTGTTGCGATTTCTGTCCTCCAAGTTACTTTACAGATTGTATGAACTAAGttaatatgttgttttcttacAGTCCAGTTGTAGAGTTGAATGGAAACACATATTCCATTACTAAATTACTAAATTCAATGCAATATAATTTAAGTGCTCAGTTAGTATCAGATGGTAAGATATGATTTATTCTTGGAgctctaatttaaaaacattttttctattttgattgCTTTGTAGAATTCTTTTGATAATTATCACATTAtggtttcaaattaaaagttcagTTCTAGCAAAGGTTCTGTTTCAATAtgcatttaaagaacaaataaatcttaattaattaaacaataatacacctgtaaataaatatttatatcctgtatagcacttctggatagatgcaaactacatttcgttgcttgtacttgtgacagtgcaatgacaataaagttgaattctattctattctattctgatgcattttatttaaaaaaaaatatcacaaactaTACACCAAATTCCTTCCAGAATTGTTGAATTTTATAGATTAATATTGACACATTCTCAATAAGAAACATATTGATGCATAAATTTGAAGTGTTAATATGTCTGAGTACCACcagaaaatgaagcaaatcAAGTTCATGCTGATGTTTGCAGTCTGTTCTTTATCTTGtgaaaatgcttaaataatGGTGGTCCCATGGACTATCTGTTAGCCcacattttctatttgtctttttgaattttaaggccTAACCTTATCATTcttattgatgttttttgtttctcattaaatgatcaaaatagttttattttgttgcctAGCACTGCATCTTCTCATTCTGTAAGCTAGTAGTTAACACTAACAGGAAATGGATTTAAGTCAACTGACAAATAGCACTCCTCTAGTCATCAAACTTCTATACACTATGAGTTATATTGAGCAATGCAGGATTGCAGAACCAGTTGTATGACAGAGGAAAAGACGTTCAGCAGAATGAGTCTGCAGTTTGTAGCAGAGAAGAGACATCAGTTCATTATCTGTTGTCTCGCTGACCAGAGAAATACATTGATCAGTAGAATACGATGCAGGTAATGCCAAGTTATGAACGGTTGGTAAAAACTTTGCTTGTATTTAAAGCACTGAACTTATTTAGACAGTGCGCATGTTTAAACTCTGGACgtgtttaataatttattgtattataaCTGCATGCATGTTCAGCTTGATACTAGCAACtaatttattcacatttgtCTGCGAGTCTTGGAAAAATAAGCTAATGCTACAACAGCAGTTTTAAGTAAGGCATCAGAAGGgaaaacctttggtctgtataTTATGTCTGTACAAATGGCCTAAATGGATGCATTGTCTTAACTACTTTTCACATCAAAAATTAATATCATCATTTGTTATAGGATTTGGCTCATGCCCAGAAAATAAGGACTGAAGATCGGCAGGTGTGGCTGAAAGAAGCCAGGAAATATGGGAGCGAACACCAGCCATGTTACTGACTTGTCCGAAAACACCAGCCTGAAGGCCCTGGTGGGCACAGAGTCCATATCTGAAAACGACCCCTTTTGGAATCAGCTCATCTCCTTCACCTTTATCAGTCCTACAAAcaggtaaaaacagaaacaaagaaacattgagcattttaaaaattgtattgaaaatgttctttctttctttttgccatttctGTTTGCGTACTGCTGAAAAGCAATGGAGCAGTTATTACAATTtctagtttgttgtttttttattcactaaaaggttgtgtatttatgtgtattttgACACTAATTTCTTCCCAGTAAGCT
The sequence above is a segment of the Gambusia affinis linkage group LG17, SWU_Gaff_1.0, whole genome shotgun sequence genome. Coding sequences within it:
- the rad1 gene encoding cell cycle checkpoint protein RAD1, producing MPLSTQSQSQDQQYVLVANLDNARNLSNILKAITCRDHAIFTATANGLKVTVEDCKCMQANAFIQADIFQEFTLKEDMVIFQINLTVLLDCLNIFGGSTAAGASTALRMCYMGYGHPLTLFLEEGGVVTVCKINTQEPEEPIDFEFSSSNVTNKVILQSESLKEAFSELDMTSEVLQITMSPSQPYFRLSTFGNSGNAHYDYSKDSDMMELFQCSTTQTNRYKMSLLKPSTKALSISCKVSVRTDSRGLLSLQYLVRNDDGQICFVEYFCCPDEEVEEE
- the LOC122819626 gene encoding UPF0729 protein C18orf32 homolog; amino-acid sequence: MVCIPCIVIPVLLWVYKRFLEPIIYPVISPFIHAFWNKKAVTDTNTDQKGSENSNGTYKPQSNGEVTANGATIAADKKTD